A genome region from Gadus macrocephalus chromosome 15, ASM3116895v1 includes the following:
- the tial1 gene encoding nucleolysin TIAR, translating to MEDDSYPKTLYVGNLSKDVTEVLILELFSQIGTCKSCKMITEHTSNDPYCFVEFFEHRNAAAALAAMNGRKILGKEVKVNWATTPSTQKKDTSNHFHVFVGDLSPEITTDDVKAAFTPFGKISDARVVKDMTTGKSKGYGFVSFYNKLDAENAIGQMGGQWLGGRQIRTNWATRKPPAPKSTPDNGSKQLRFEDVMSQSSPQNCTVYCGGIQSALTEHLVRQTFSPFGQIMEIRVFPEKGYSFIRFSSHESAAHAIVSVNCTTIEGHLVKCYWGKESPDMAKSPQQVEFGQWGQWNQLYGSPQQPQQQQQQQQHQQHHQQHHQQHQQQQQQQQQQQQQQQQQQQQQQYGQYTSNGWPVPSYGMYGQTWNQQGFGVEQALSPAWVGGFGSGPSQSQPGPVDLANLANFSMAGYQTQ from the exons ATGGAGGACGATAGCTACCCCAAAACCCT GTATGTTGGTAACCTCTCTAAAGATGTGACAGAAGTTTTGATTCTGGAGCTATTTTCCCAGATAGGTACTTGTAAAAGTTGCAAAATGATCACTGAG CATACGAGCAATGACCCATATTGCTTTGTGGAGTTTTTCGAGCACAGAAATGCTGCTGCAGCCCTAGCAGCCATGAATGGAAGGAAGATATTGGGAAAG GAGGTTAAAGTGAATTGGGCCACCACTCCAAGTACCCAAAAGAAAGACACGTCCA ATCACTTCCATGTTTTTGTGGGTGATTTGAGCCCTGAGATTACAACAGATGATGTCAAAGCTGCTTTTACACCTTTCGGGAAAATCTC TGACGCGCGTGTTGTGAAGGACATGACGACAGGCAAATCAAAGGGGTATGGATTTGTGTCCTTCTACAACAAACTG GATGCAGAAAACGCCATCGGTCAAATGGGAGGGCAGTGGCTGGGAGGGCGCCAGATCAGAACCAACTGGGCAACGCGCAAGCCACCAGCCCCCAAGAGCACCCCAGACA ACGGGTCGAAGCAGCTGAGGTTCGAGGATGTTATGAGCCAGTCCAGTCCGCAGAACTGCACGGTGTACTGTGGAGGCATCCAGTCAGCGCTCACAG AGCACCTCGTGCGACAGACCTTCTCACCATTCGGGCAAATCATGGAGATCAGAGTCTTTCCTGAGAAAGGATATTCCTTCATTAG GTTCTCCTCTCATGAGAGCGCCGCCCACGCCATTGTCTCGGTGAACTGCACGACCATCGAGGGACATCTCGTCAAATGCTACTGGGGCAAGGAGTCCCCCGACATGGCCAAAAGTCCACAACAG gTGGAGTTTGGCCAGTGGGGGCAGTGGAACCAGCTGTATGGAAGCccacagcagccccagcagcaacagcagcagcaacagcatcaACAGCATCATCAACAGCATCAtcagcagcatcaacagcagcagcagcagcagcagcagcagcagcagcagcagcagcagcagcagcagcagcagcagtatggACAGTACACATCCAACGGATGGCCGGTCCCTTCCTACGGCATGTACGGCCAGACGTGGAACCAGCAGGGCTTCGGAGTGGA GCAAGCCCTGTCCCCGGCCTGGGTGGGAGGTTTCGGCTCAGGCCCGTCCCAGAGCCAGCCGGGCCCGGTGGACCTGGCCAACCTGGCCAACTTCAGCATGGCGGGCTACCAGACGCAGTGA
- the bag3 gene encoding BAG family molecular chaperone regulator 3 encodes MDSVRTQSPIVAMANNNDPLPFGWEIKIDPQTGWPFFVDHNNCTTTWNDPRHDVKKVSQLNLNGPNVPPDPSPQEGQKAFVREMKHPTLRQGYVPIPIFHEGAELRQQQQQQQQQQQQQQQQLQQPSFAYIQPSSTQNVRTDGRTPSPTPGLHCRPRSPLHGPPDCSSPEPSKSCSPTSHTTEVYNVPFHQPARRSNAGLQAGYIPIPVIHESSGSPAPSQSSQLNPTVYSQRLPYSEHQQPFHRPQPEERTSHCGSMHPPQHRVPVHHPQIIRSQSPAVTQVMGERPQVQQHISREVPVKIEQEAFTSQQKPEKPQSPQSFDMEVDSESFPPPPPPVHFHEPTRQQWPQAQQAQYSPQAQYSPQAQYAPRFPQPQSPPPHEFQMSPLPPPTVIHPLVQQPESQPEPQPEPQPEPQPEPQPEQLYTPPPQFQKPQPPPPQQTANITVQIPPKSEPQDPAPASVPAAKVSEEPAAPGPVHPGLAKVQLIVDRVSKLEQEVRCFDGKKNDKRYLLLEENLTKELLALDSVDPEGRVDVRQARRDGVRRVQTILEELEQLDERLATPARMPPSEGLPQKDEPSMMVTGNIEASREIS; translated from the exons ATGGACAGCGTAAGGACACAGTCACCGATAGTAGCAATGGCAAATAACAACGACCCACTGCCTTTTGGATGGGAAATTAAAATAGACCCACAGACGGGTTGGCCTTTTTTTGTGGATCATAATAATTGCACAACAACCTGGAATGACCCTCGGCATGATGTCAAAAAG GTCAGCCAACTGAATCTGAACGGACCCAATGTCCCCCCAGATCCAAGCCCCCAGGAGGGGCAGAAGGCCTTTGTGAGAGAGATGAAGCACCCCACCCTTCGCCAGGGGTACGTCCCTATCCCCATCTTTCACGAGGGTGCCGAACtgagacagcagcagcagcagcagcagcagcagcagcagcagcagcagcagcagctgcagcagccgtCTTTTGCCTACATCCAGCCGAGCTCCACACAGAACGTCCGCACGGACGGGCGGACGCCGTCCCCGACGCCGGGGCTCCACTGCCGGCCCAGATCCCCCCTCCACGGGCCTCCTGACTGCAGCTCCCCTGAGCCCAGCAAGTCCTGCTCACCCACGTCCCACACCACTGAG gtttACAACGTCCCTTTCCACCAACCGGCGAGACGCAGCAACGCAGGTCTTCAGGCCGGCTACATCCCCATCCCTGTCATCCACGAGAGCAGTGGAAGCCCAGCCCCGTCCCAGTCATCCCAGTTAAACCCCACCGTCTATTCCCAACGCCTTCCCTACTCCGAGCACCAGCAGCCTTTCCATAGGCCACAGCCAGAAGAACGGACTAGCCATTGTGGGTCCATGCATCCCCCCCAACATCGTGTACCCGTTCACCACCCACAGATTATAAGGAGTCAGTCTCCTGCTGTGACACAAGTGATGGGAGAGCGTCCGCAG GTTCAGCAGCACATATCAAGAGAAGTACCTGTGAAGATTGAGCAGGAAGCATTTACCAGCCAGCAGAAGCCAGAGAAACCCCAATCACCACAGTCTTTCGACATGGAAGTTGACAGCGAATCgtttccacctccacctccccctgtcCACTTCCATGAGCCAACGCGACAGCAATGGCCGCAGGCCCAACAAGCCCAGTATTCACCACAAGCCCAGTATTCACCACAAGCTCAGTATGCACCAAGGTTCCCACAACCGCAATCTCCGCCACCACATGAGTTCCAAATGTCCCCGCTGCCGCCCCCTACCGTTATTCACCCACTCGTGCAACAGCCCGAATCACAGCCTGAACCTCAGCCTGAACCTCAGCCTGAACCTCAGCCTGAACCTCAGCCCGAACAGTTGTACACACCTCCTCCGCAGTTCCAGAagccccaaccaccaccaccacagcaaaCGGCGAATATCACAGTCCAAATACCCCCTAAATCAGAACCCCAGGACCCTGCTCCGGCAAGTGTCCCTGCTGCGAAGGTCAGCGAGGAACCGGCGGCCCCGGGCCCAGTCCACCCCGGGCTGGCCAAGGTGCAACTGATCGTGGACAGAGTCTCCAAGCTGGAGCAAGAGGTCCGATGCTTTGACGGCAAGAAGAACGACAAGAGATACTTACTACTGGAGGAGAATTTAACCAAAGAGCTTTTAGCACTGGACTCGGTAGACCCGGAGGGACGGGTGGACGTTCGACAGGCGAGGCGCGACGGAGTCCGCCGGGTTCAAACGATACTTGAGGAACTGGAGCAACTGGACGAGCGACTGGCCACGCCCGCCCGGATGCCCCCATCAGAGGGCCTGCCGCAGAAAGACGAGCCGAGTATGATGGTGACGGGAAATATTGAGGCTTCGAGGGAGATATCTTAA
- the inpp5f gene encoding phosphatidylinositide phosphatase SAC2 isoform X1, with amino-acid sequence MELFQAKDHYILQSGDRALWCSRQDGTMSVRPATDLLLAWNPVCLGLVEGIIGKIQLHTDLPLGLVLIRQKALVGRLPGNHKVYKITKIAVIPLSDEDPQELELELCKKHHFGIDRPEKLAMSPDDSKFLMKTLTQIKSNVAVPIKKKYAPAFQVKENKERERMERRLLDELYKVFMDSDSFYYSMTYDLTNTVQRQGDSGKSDLPLWKQVDDRFFWNKHMIQELIDLQDPAADFWVTPVIQGFVQVEELVVNYSESPDEERSSPETPPQELTCVDDIYPRFTVALISRRSRHRAGMRYKRRGVDTDGHVANYVETEQLIHVHSHTLSFVQSRGSVPVFWSQAGYRYNPRPRLEKGEKETVPFFASHFDEQLRIYQKQVIINLVDQGGREKIIGDSYLKQVLLYNNPNLTYVSFDFHEHCRGMKFENVQVLTDAISDIITDMKWGWVDQAGVICQQEGIFRVNCMDCLDRTNVVQAAIARAVMEQQLKKLGVMPPEQPLPPKCYRIYQVMWANNGDTISRQYAGTAALKGDFTRTGERRLAGVMKDGVNSANRYYLNRFRDAYRQAVIDLMMGLPVTEDLYSIFSKEKEHEEKEQESQRGAQEQVSLLLQTYMQLLLPDDEKFHGGWALINCDMSIIDATNKDVDVLLLLSNNAYYIAYYDEEADKVNQYQRLNLEGMEKIEIGPEPTLFGKPKYCCMRLHYRNEETGGYFHTLRAATRNPEDDGKDTLQCIAEMLRITKEALGLDLLVVEKRLERRQSKPHEDIMGIQSRGGEAAQGPSGLAQGKSFLLNKFSSLNQKVKQTRTNMGPFKPLGRLSTFSKPDVKANYLTPTMHVNLWKSDSSLETSDAAAGPKDPGGADPDSEISSDSDSYTSDPERVCAGSLENVDYVLPSCGIVVSNPRLGSRSQSVELNVAAAAAAAAAAVRGTGGGGGKPVSPAAPVAVDDDSPGSASVAEEAILIDFGTPVDAYCHQFAQDAQTKPVEVFGEVKAAAAAAAPPPPDDPAAPPPPPGPADPADDGRADYEPPAPPELQLPRPSQLDVHTTTSAPGLLTVHKPSSAASGGSQRSLSSQVEGSLGPSPNDGNGSRVVSPFAKIKSSMVQVASLTQAGLTQGINFAVAKVQKSPEPDVVNEALESELRAMFTQCQTRIIQI; translated from the exons ATGGAGCTGTTCCAAGCCAAAGACCATTACATCCTTCAGAGCGGCGATAGAGCTCTGTGGTGCAGCCGACAAGATGGGACCATGAGCGTCAGACCTG CAACTGACCTACTTTTAGCTTGGAACCCAGTGTGTCTGGGTCTAGTGGAAGGAATCATTGGAAAGATACAACTTCACACAG ATCTTCCTCTCGGTCTGGTGTTAATCCGGCAGAAAGCATTGGTTGGCAGGTTGCCTGGTAATCACAAAGTATACAAGATCACCAAGATCGCGGTCATTCCTCTGTCCGATGAGGATCCCCAGGAGCTCGAGTTAGAG CTCTGCAAGAAGCATCACTTCGGCATCGACAGGCCAGAGAAGCTGGCCATGTCTCCGGACGACTCCAAGTTCCTCATGAAAACCTTAACGCAAATCAAGTCCAATGTGGCCGTGCCCATCAAGAAAAAG TACGCCCCTGCCTTCCAGGTGAAGGAGAACAAGGAGCGGGAGCGCATGGAGCGGCGTCTGCTGGACGAGCTGTACAAGGTGTTCATGGACTCGGACTCCTTCTACTACAGCATGACCTACGACCTCACCAACACCGTTCAGAGGCAGGGCGACTCCGGCAAGTCCGACCTGCCCCTCTGGAAACAG GTCGATGATCGGTTCTTCTGGAACAAACACATGATTCAGGAGCTGATTGACCTCCAG GACCCCGCGGCAGACTTCTGGGTGACGCCGGTCATCCAGGGCTTCGtccaggtggaggagctggtggtgaaCTACAGCGAGAGCCCCGACGAGGAGCGCAGCAGCCCCgagacccccccccaggagcTCACCTGCGTGGACGACATCTACCCCCGCTTCACCGTGGCCCTCATCTCTCGCCGCAGCCGCCACCGCGCAG GCATGCGCTACAAGCGTCGCGGCGTGGACACGGACGGCCACGTGGCCAACTACGTGGAGACGGAGCAGCTGATCCACGTGCACAGCCACACGCTGTCCTTCGTGCAGAGCCGCGGCTCGGTGCCCGTCTTCTGGAGCCAGGCGGGATACCGCTACAACCCCCGGCCGCGCCTGGAGAAAG gggagaaggagacggtTCCTTTTTTTGCTTCTCATTTTGATGAGCAGCTAAGAATTTACCAGAAACAG GTCATCATCAATTTGGTGGACCAAGGCGGGCGCGAAAAGATAATCGGCGATTCCTATCTGAAACAAGTCCTCCTTTACAACAACCCAAACCTCACATATGTCTCCTTCGACTTCCACGAGCACTG cCGTGGTATGAAGTTTGAGAATGTGCAAGTACTGACGGATGCCATCTCTGACATCATCACGGACATGAAATGGGGCTG GGTGGACCAGGCGGGCGTGATTTGCCAGCAGGAAGGGATCTTCCGGGTCAACTGTATGGACTGTCTGGACCGGACCAACGTGGTGCAGGCTGCCATCGCCCGGGCCGTGATGGAGCAGCAG CTGAAGAAGCTAGGGGTGATGCCTCCCGAGCAGCCGCTCCCCCCCAAGTGCTACAGGATCTACCAGGTCATGTGGGCCAACAACGGAGACACCATCAGCAGGCAGTACGCCGGCACGGCGGCCCTCAAG GGGGACTTCACCAGGACCGGCGAGCGCAGGCTGGCAGGCGTGATGAAGGACGGCGTGAACTCGGCCAACCGCTACTATCTCAACCGCTTCAGGGACGCGTACAGACAAGCCGTTATCG atctGATGATGGGCCTGCCGGTCACAGAGGACCTGTACTCCATCTTCAGCAAGGAGAAGGAGcacgaggagaaggagcaggagagccAGAGGGGAGCGCAGGAGCAGGTCAGCCTGCTGCTGCAGACCTacatgcagctgctgctgcccgaTGACGAGAAGTTCCACGGGGGCTGGGCTCTCATCAACTGTGACATGAG CATTATTGATGCCACCAACAAAGATGTTGATGTCCTGCTTCTACTGTCCAACAATGCCTACTACATAGCTTA CTATGATGAAGAGGCCGACAAAGTCAACCAGTACCAGCGCCTTAATTTAGAGGGAATGGAGAAGATTGAGATTG GTCCGGAGCCTACGCTGTTCGGGAAGCCCAAGTACTGCTGCATGCGTCTGCACTACAGGAACGAGGAGACCGGCGGCTACTTCCACACGTTACGGGCGGCCACGCGCAACCCGGAGGACGACGGCAAAG ACACACTCCAATGCATAGCTGAGATGCTGCGCATTACCAAAGAAGCCctgggtctggacctgctggtggtggagaagaggctggagag ACGGCAGAGTAAACCTCACGAGGACATCATGGGGATCCAGAGCCGCGGCGGGGAGGCGGCGCAGGGGCCCTCGGGGCTCGCCCAGGGCAAGAGCTTCCTCCTCAACAAGTTCTCGTCGCTCAACCAGAAGGTGAAGCAGACCCGGACCAACATGGGCCCCTTCAAGCCCCTGGGCCGGCTGAGCACCTTCTCCAAGCCCGACGTCAAGGCCAACTACCTGACGCCCACCATGCACGTCAACCTGTGGAAGTCGGACAGCAGCCTGGAGACGTcggacgccgccgccgggccgaAGGACCCCGGGGGGGCGGACCCCGACTCGGAGATCTCCTCCGACTCGGACTCGTACACCTCGGACCCGGAGCGCGTGTGCGCCGGCTCCCTGGAGAACGTGGACTACGTACTGCCCAGCTGCGGCATCGTGGTGTCCAACCCGCGCCTCGGCAGCCGCTCCCAGTCGGTGGAGCTCAacgtggccgccgccgccgccgccgccgccgccgccgtccggggcacgggcggcggcggcgggaagCCGGTCAGCCCGGCCGCGCCGGTCGCCGTCGACGACGATTCGCCAGGCTCCGCCTCGGTGGCGGAGGAGGCCATCCTCATCGACTTCGGGACGCCCGTCGACGCCTACTGCCACCAGTTCGCCCAGGACGCCCAGACCAAGCCCGTCGAGGTGTTCGGCGAGGTcaaggccgccgccgccgccgccgcccctcctcctcccgatgaccccgccgcccccccgccgccccccggccccgccgACCCCGCCGACGACGGGCGGGCGGACTACGAGCCGCCGGCCCCCCCCGAGCTCCAGCTCCCCCGGCCGTCCCAGCTGGACGTCCACACCACTACCTCCGCCCCCGGCCTGCTGACCGTCCACAAGCCCAGCTCGGCTGCCTCGGGGGGGTCCCAGCGGAGCCTCTCGTCCCAGGTGGAGGGCAGCCTGGGGCCCTCGCCCAACGACGGCAATGGTAGCCGGGTGGTGTCTCCCTTCGCCAAGATCAAGAGCTCCATGGTCCAGGTGGCCAGCCTCACGCAGGCCGGCCTCACCCAGGGGATCAACTTCGCCGTGGCCAAGGTGCAGAAGAGCCCGGAgcccgacgtggtcaacgaggCCCTGGAGAGCGAGCTCAGGGCCATGTTCACGCAGTGCCAGACACGGATCATCCAGATCTAG
- the inpp5f gene encoding phosphatidylinositide phosphatase SAC2 isoform X2, producing MELFQAKDHYILQSGDRALWCSRQDGTMSVRPATDLLLAWNPVCLGLVEGIIGKIQLHTDLPLGLVLIRQKALVGRLPGNHKVYKITKIAVIPLSDEDPQELELELCKKHHFGIDRPEKLAMSPDDSKFLMKTLTQIKSNVAVPIKKKVKENKERERMERRLLDELYKVFMDSDSFYYSMTYDLTNTVQRQGDSGKSDLPLWKQVDDRFFWNKHMIQELIDLQDPAADFWVTPVIQGFVQVEELVVNYSESPDEERSSPETPPQELTCVDDIYPRFTVALISRRSRHRAGMRYKRRGVDTDGHVANYVETEQLIHVHSHTLSFVQSRGSVPVFWSQAGYRYNPRPRLEKGEKETVPFFASHFDEQLRIYQKQVIINLVDQGGREKIIGDSYLKQVLLYNNPNLTYVSFDFHEHCRGMKFENVQVLTDAISDIITDMKWGWVDQAGVICQQEGIFRVNCMDCLDRTNVVQAAIARAVMEQQLKKLGVMPPEQPLPPKCYRIYQVMWANNGDTISRQYAGTAALKGDFTRTGERRLAGVMKDGVNSANRYYLNRFRDAYRQAVIDLMMGLPVTEDLYSIFSKEKEHEEKEQESQRGAQEQVSLLLQTYMQLLLPDDEKFHGGWALINCDMSIIDATNKDVDVLLLLSNNAYYIAYYDEEADKVNQYQRLNLEGMEKIEIGPEPTLFGKPKYCCMRLHYRNEETGGYFHTLRAATRNPEDDGKDTLQCIAEMLRITKEALGLDLLVVEKRLERRQSKPHEDIMGIQSRGGEAAQGPSGLAQGKSFLLNKFSSLNQKVKQTRTNMGPFKPLGRLSTFSKPDVKANYLTPTMHVNLWKSDSSLETSDAAAGPKDPGGADPDSEISSDSDSYTSDPERVCAGSLENVDYVLPSCGIVVSNPRLGSRSQSVELNVAAAAAAAAAAVRGTGGGGGKPVSPAAPVAVDDDSPGSASVAEEAILIDFGTPVDAYCHQFAQDAQTKPVEVFGEVKAAAAAAAPPPPDDPAAPPPPPGPADPADDGRADYEPPAPPELQLPRPSQLDVHTTTSAPGLLTVHKPSSAASGGSQRSLSSQVEGSLGPSPNDGNGSRVVSPFAKIKSSMVQVASLTQAGLTQGINFAVAKVQKSPEPDVVNEALESELRAMFTQCQTRIIQI from the exons ATGGAGCTGTTCCAAGCCAAAGACCATTACATCCTTCAGAGCGGCGATAGAGCTCTGTGGTGCAGCCGACAAGATGGGACCATGAGCGTCAGACCTG CAACTGACCTACTTTTAGCTTGGAACCCAGTGTGTCTGGGTCTAGTGGAAGGAATCATTGGAAAGATACAACTTCACACAG ATCTTCCTCTCGGTCTGGTGTTAATCCGGCAGAAAGCATTGGTTGGCAGGTTGCCTGGTAATCACAAAGTATACAAGATCACCAAGATCGCGGTCATTCCTCTGTCCGATGAGGATCCCCAGGAGCTCGAGTTAGAG CTCTGCAAGAAGCATCACTTCGGCATCGACAGGCCAGAGAAGCTGGCCATGTCTCCGGACGACTCCAAGTTCCTCATGAAAACCTTAACGCAAATCAAGTCCAATGTGGCCGTGCCCATCAAGAAAAAG GTGAAGGAGAACAAGGAGCGGGAGCGCATGGAGCGGCGTCTGCTGGACGAGCTGTACAAGGTGTTCATGGACTCGGACTCCTTCTACTACAGCATGACCTACGACCTCACCAACACCGTTCAGAGGCAGGGCGACTCCGGCAAGTCCGACCTGCCCCTCTGGAAACAG GTCGATGATCGGTTCTTCTGGAACAAACACATGATTCAGGAGCTGATTGACCTCCAG GACCCCGCGGCAGACTTCTGGGTGACGCCGGTCATCCAGGGCTTCGtccaggtggaggagctggtggtgaaCTACAGCGAGAGCCCCGACGAGGAGCGCAGCAGCCCCgagacccccccccaggagcTCACCTGCGTGGACGACATCTACCCCCGCTTCACCGTGGCCCTCATCTCTCGCCGCAGCCGCCACCGCGCAG GCATGCGCTACAAGCGTCGCGGCGTGGACACGGACGGCCACGTGGCCAACTACGTGGAGACGGAGCAGCTGATCCACGTGCACAGCCACACGCTGTCCTTCGTGCAGAGCCGCGGCTCGGTGCCCGTCTTCTGGAGCCAGGCGGGATACCGCTACAACCCCCGGCCGCGCCTGGAGAAAG gggagaaggagacggtTCCTTTTTTTGCTTCTCATTTTGATGAGCAGCTAAGAATTTACCAGAAACAG GTCATCATCAATTTGGTGGACCAAGGCGGGCGCGAAAAGATAATCGGCGATTCCTATCTGAAACAAGTCCTCCTTTACAACAACCCAAACCTCACATATGTCTCCTTCGACTTCCACGAGCACTG cCGTGGTATGAAGTTTGAGAATGTGCAAGTACTGACGGATGCCATCTCTGACATCATCACGGACATGAAATGGGGCTG GGTGGACCAGGCGGGCGTGATTTGCCAGCAGGAAGGGATCTTCCGGGTCAACTGTATGGACTGTCTGGACCGGACCAACGTGGTGCAGGCTGCCATCGCCCGGGCCGTGATGGAGCAGCAG CTGAAGAAGCTAGGGGTGATGCCTCCCGAGCAGCCGCTCCCCCCCAAGTGCTACAGGATCTACCAGGTCATGTGGGCCAACAACGGAGACACCATCAGCAGGCAGTACGCCGGCACGGCGGCCCTCAAG GGGGACTTCACCAGGACCGGCGAGCGCAGGCTGGCAGGCGTGATGAAGGACGGCGTGAACTCGGCCAACCGCTACTATCTCAACCGCTTCAGGGACGCGTACAGACAAGCCGTTATCG atctGATGATGGGCCTGCCGGTCACAGAGGACCTGTACTCCATCTTCAGCAAGGAGAAGGAGcacgaggagaaggagcaggagagccAGAGGGGAGCGCAGGAGCAGGTCAGCCTGCTGCTGCAGACCTacatgcagctgctgctgcccgaTGACGAGAAGTTCCACGGGGGCTGGGCTCTCATCAACTGTGACATGAG CATTATTGATGCCACCAACAAAGATGTTGATGTCCTGCTTCTACTGTCCAACAATGCCTACTACATAGCTTA CTATGATGAAGAGGCCGACAAAGTCAACCAGTACCAGCGCCTTAATTTAGAGGGAATGGAGAAGATTGAGATTG GTCCGGAGCCTACGCTGTTCGGGAAGCCCAAGTACTGCTGCATGCGTCTGCACTACAGGAACGAGGAGACCGGCGGCTACTTCCACACGTTACGGGCGGCCACGCGCAACCCGGAGGACGACGGCAAAG ACACACTCCAATGCATAGCTGAGATGCTGCGCATTACCAAAGAAGCCctgggtctggacctgctggtggtggagaagaggctggagag ACGGCAGAGTAAACCTCACGAGGACATCATGGGGATCCAGAGCCGCGGCGGGGAGGCGGCGCAGGGGCCCTCGGGGCTCGCCCAGGGCAAGAGCTTCCTCCTCAACAAGTTCTCGTCGCTCAACCAGAAGGTGAAGCAGACCCGGACCAACATGGGCCCCTTCAAGCCCCTGGGCCGGCTGAGCACCTTCTCCAAGCCCGACGTCAAGGCCAACTACCTGACGCCCACCATGCACGTCAACCTGTGGAAGTCGGACAGCAGCCTGGAGACGTcggacgccgccgccgggccgaAGGACCCCGGGGGGGCGGACCCCGACTCGGAGATCTCCTCCGACTCGGACTCGTACACCTCGGACCCGGAGCGCGTGTGCGCCGGCTCCCTGGAGAACGTGGACTACGTACTGCCCAGCTGCGGCATCGTGGTGTCCAACCCGCGCCTCGGCAGCCGCTCCCAGTCGGTGGAGCTCAacgtggccgccgccgccgccgccgccgccgccgccgtccggggcacgggcggcggcggcgggaagCCGGTCAGCCCGGCCGCGCCGGTCGCCGTCGACGACGATTCGCCAGGCTCCGCCTCGGTGGCGGAGGAGGCCATCCTCATCGACTTCGGGACGCCCGTCGACGCCTACTGCCACCAGTTCGCCCAGGACGCCCAGACCAAGCCCGTCGAGGTGTTCGGCGAGGTcaaggccgccgccgccgccgccgcccctcctcctcccgatgaccccgccgcccccccgccgccccccggccccgccgACCCCGCCGACGACGGGCGGGCGGACTACGAGCCGCCGGCCCCCCCCGAGCTCCAGCTCCCCCGGCCGTCCCAGCTGGACGTCCACACCACTACCTCCGCCCCCGGCCTGCTGACCGTCCACAAGCCCAGCTCGGCTGCCTCGGGGGGGTCCCAGCGGAGCCTCTCGTCCCAGGTGGAGGGCAGCCTGGGGCCCTCGCCCAACGACGGCAATGGTAGCCGGGTGGTGTCTCCCTTCGCCAAGATCAAGAGCTCCATGGTCCAGGTGGCCAGCCTCACGCAGGCCGGCCTCACCCAGGGGATCAACTTCGCCGTGGCCAAGGTGCAGAAGAGCCCGGAgcccgacgtggtcaacgaggCCCTGGAGAGCGAGCTCAGGGCCATGTTCACGCAGTGCCAGACACGGATCATCCAGATCTAG